AGATCTAAAAAGTCTTCAGTGAACAGCAGAGATGTCTGACTGAGCTGTAAGTGACTCACATGGAAATGAGGAGtggcaccagcacagctggatttATGGTGAACAATTAGCACTGGGAACTCTGATCCAGGCAGGTCAATACATGTAATAAGGGAAGTTATATGTCACTGTAGCTGCTATAACCTGCATCTGGAGTAATATGTTCCCAGACATCTTTGGCCAAAACCTAAGAAGACCAACACTGAATTTGCAGTCTCAAAATGAAGAACTTCCAGGCCTGCTGCCCTATGAAATGCTGTTCAGGAGAAATCCCTTCCTGCAACTTGCCGATACCTTGGAGTTGCGTTATATTTCTTTCATGCCTTAAGTCAGTGCAGAaacacctgctgctgctctttgagCAGTGAAGACGATTTAATTCTCCTGCTAAGCCGCCTGTGCAAAAAGATGAGGCTCCTTGAGTGGGTGATTGTCTGCAGGGAACTCCATAGTACTGGAGCACTGTAATCCCACGGGGGCAGCTCGCCTCAGTGCCCACTGCCCCCGTGCACTGTAGAGTGAAGGACGTTCTTGCCTACCTGCTTGAGAAGCTGGCACACTGTGACACAGAGTGGGAGATGCTGAGAAACAGGCTGGGCAAGCAGCAAAACCCACCATACCTATTTTACAAGGAGTGTGTGGGAAGAAATGTTGTCATCGCTCCATCTCTGCTGAATGTGTATTTCTATGTAAGGCAGCAAGGGTCTAAGAACTGCTGGAATAAAGAAATTCTGGTCAGTATTGCACCATGTGGTACATAAAAGGATGGGGAAGCAACAGTGCATAAAAAGGGTCGCAGCAAATCTGTTGCTTTTGTGAGACTTTTGTGGTAGCAGGCTATTGCCAAAATTAAACAAAGGCAGGCACTGGAGTTTTGAATGTCTGACATCGAAATGAAAGCTTCAGTTATACCTTTAGAGCAGATAAAGTCATGAGCCATGACACTCGGCAGGGTGCACGTGGAATCTAAAGAAACCCCTCTCCAGCACACCTCTTTTATTAGGGCTTGTAATTGTGTCATTGTGGAACTGTGTGtcatatttcctttattttttttccactccatGGATTGTGCCACAGTCGTTAAAATGTGGTCTTGTGGACTGAAACTTGTGATTCATTCTTTGTTTATGAGGTACAGAGTGCAATGCTATTCATCATGCTAATTAGCCTTACCGATGGATAGCGGTTGCTTTATTATAAAAGCAATTACCGCATTTTTAGATAATTGCAACAaattattgctttctttttaaaataagtcaaTCATAGAGCAAGTTCTAGgaagttaaaaataagaattctgGTTGAGCTGACTATGAGATACCAAAGCCACAGCGCATAGATAGCAGTGGTGAAGCAAGGTCTGACGGGAGGGGTTGATTCACAATTCAAGGCTATGGATCCTATAGAGAACAAAATATTAGGCCTTTTgcacatgcaaagaaaaaatctcGCTTGTAATTCAGGTACAAACAGGCACTCGCTCCAGAATGGGTAATGGAGTGATTTCATCTCTactggaattaaaaatattaaagtttaacttttgatttttattttttttattgtgcaCACTTAGCTAGATAATAGTCTCCAAAGAGTGTAGAAAAGGAATAACTTCTCTGACTGCTGAGGTTCTATTGccagcaagagaagaaaatacagactgGCATGTGTACAAATGATGCAAAAGGGTGCGGTTTATCTTGATTTTGATTATTTCTCCCTTTgccaagtttttttttttaaattactaacACTAATATTTACttagcatattaaaaaataacatttctatcagcatgattttttttctaaacaaaaattaTGTGCAAATTATGACTATATATGATTATGTGTACATCTAGGtacatgtgtatatgtatgtacatatgtacCTGTACATATGATTGTATTTATATTAATGATCAGTCTGTTTTGCACATTCTGTTCATCATTACCTGAAAGTGATCTTCCCACAAGTCTATTGCGACATCTGGGATATTCTATAAAGTGCCACCTCAAGTGTCATTAGTGCTTTCTCACGTGACATGATGCAAGAGtaactggtttatttttcatcagaacatgtttatttatttggcttttctgCGAGGTTGGACAATACGTGGCTAAAGCAGCTCCACATACAGTCAGGTTACATGAACGCTTACTGTTTAAACCTCAGAAAGAATATATTGATGCAAACACccagagggaaaacaaacagaggACCCAAAGCTCCTGGAGGCGGCCTGCAGGCTTCTTGCCCGTCGTGCTCTGGGAACAGCCCCCTGCGCGGCACGGCCAGCACCCGCCCGCGGGTTACCGGTGCGAGCCGGTGCAGCCGCGTCTCGCAGCGCCTCTGGATCCCAACACCCGCGGGAGCCCCTTCCCccgggacggggcggggggcggccgccggaCGGGGCCGGCCGCGGGGAGCGCGCCACCGCCTCCCGCCCGCCACCGCGGGAGCGCGCCGCGGCAACGGCCGGTCACCCCGGCAACGGCTCCCAGCGGCGGCGAGCGCAGGCGGGGACACCGGGGAGGGGGCGCTGCCCCGCGGGAgggggcgctgggggggggggcaccgccCCGCGGGAGGGGGCTCTGGGAGGGGGGGCACCGCCCCGCGGgtgggggcacggggggggggaggggcaccGCCCCGCGGGACAGCTCAGGGGCCCGAGCCGCGGGCAGGGGCGCAgaggcgcggggcggggggccggggcccgcAGCAGGCCGGGGGGCGAGTGCCGCGGCGGGTGCCCTGCGCCACCTGCTCGGTGCGCAGGTGGGAAACCGCAGCTGCGAGTTCGCCCCGTCCTTGCCCCCTGTTGTGCGTTCAGCTGCCTGCGGCGGGGTTTGATTTCCGTGCCCCAAACGCGTGATTCGGCGCTGCTCGAGTGATGACCAGTTACGAACACGCGTGCAAGACTTCAGCTCCCTAACTGCGTTAAACCCCCGACGAGGCTGGGGTTTACTTGCTGTGGCACACTGTTTCCCAGTGGGAACGACCTGGGATGCGGGTAATGTTTCAGTTACTGATTCACAGAACACCGACGTATGTTAACATATACTGTCTTGTTACACAGCGTTGAAACAAAATGCCGTCATCGCAGTCATCCTCAGCTTTACCTGTGCATAACTCCGCTGCTCCTTTATTGGACTCTGATCttcaggaaaaacttcttcctcACGCTGCTGAGGCAAGTTCATTCTGTTCCTCTTAAGCCTGACTTTTTTCGTTCTATTTACTTTGCTAACAAGATTCAAAACAGCTATTTCAAAATTTACTTCCCAGCTACAGATGAGAAGCACGTGATATTTCAAAGAATGGGTAAACTATGGAAAAAGTCTTGTCTGTTTCCCTCTGCTTACATAGATGGGCTCGGATAAATGAAAGATGATATTTAATCTcctaaaatgctgctttcactTGAAGTAATTAAATTCAAGAACTTTCAGTTgtataacaaagaaaaagctataGAGGCCTGCACTGTGTTACACAAGTTGAGATCTCCCAGGAAATGTAAGCCTGTAATAAAACAagacacacaaatatatatatatatatatatatataaaataaaaagcattagaTGTTTGGAGCGTAGTTATTTGCCTTACGGCaacagctggaagcagagcAGTCTACATTCTGGTCTGTGAGGAAGTGATTGTTTTAGTTGGGAACTTCCCAAATTCTGTTACTCATTTTCTCAATTCTGCCGAGGAAATACAGATGTAAGAATATAAACTTTTAGTCTGGCAAATCCTTTTGATGGAGATGCACCTGTCACAGGCTGAAAGCGGGAGAAATGGGTCCTGGTGGGTGGAAAAGGCAAGACaatccttttctgaaaaagaatctGTAGTCAGTGGAGCACTGAGGGAGTAGTAAACAGAAAACTTTGTGTTTGACAAGGGCATCCATCACGCTGGAGTGCGATGGCGGAGGCAGGAGAGGTGTTTGGGGAAGGGGTTAGGGTGGCGATGGCAGGTTCACGGTGCTTAGCAAGAAAGCAGGGGAATGGGATGTGTTTAGGTGGTAGGCATGGATACTTGGCTCCGGACTTGACATGACATGGGCAGCATTGCATTCCCGTGCAGCCCTGCCCAGTGATGAGCTTTTCTGaactgggaaaagagaaaagccatCGCTGCCTCCGAACTGGAAGAACTCCCCTGTGAAATGTAGCATCAGTGTCGAAGCAGGACTTGGCCTCCACTGTCACCAGGGGTTAACTGGTTACCTTTGCCCTGGAGATTAGGTGTGTTCTGTGAGTGATGAGTGTGTGGGTGCATCCTGTGATATCACAGGATTCAAAAGCTGGAAGTCTTTCTTAGATATTTCAAATTCCTCCCAAATGATTCTCCTGAAGAGCTGACTTAGGCTGATATCCTTCAGTTAGCAAGATCAATGTCCTAACTGTATCTGATACGAAATGTTACGTAGCTATGAATGCTATTTCAGGGAACAATTCATGCGCCATCTGGAGAAGCCAGAAAACTCTGTTCCCTGATGTAGCTGTATAAAAAGGATTATCATAGCCATCtaagatataaaatattttactgataTAAGCAAAGAATCTGACAGTCTAGAGCaccaaataagaaaatatataagGCATAAACATAGAACCAATGCAAATCTACATTACTTACACAAGTCTTACACTAACATTTAGTCTTATCATCTTCTTTAATGGACATATTGGGAaaattttctgttgttattaTGTCCTGTGCACTAAGAAAGTTCCTGCAAAGTTGAAGGAATTTGGTGGGCTATGTATGTTAAAACAGGAGATAGATCACAATGAATTCCTGTTTAACAGTAGTGCCATGCggaggaattatagaggaatgaaggcaggttaattaacaatatacagctgtgggttggcttcaggggcggtgggttggctgatgtgaGTAAGGTGcagctggttcctgctaagtagttaaatagctctaagggtATGGAAGAAGAGTCCcagatgaagagagacctggaagaagcagagggaggagagagagtgcGCCCTGGATGtgggagagacaaggagaaggatgcagtagaggcaagaagcagggtggactggcctgaagaggatgaagaagcagcacagacagtagatgaactgttgaaaccttgtgggggttggtggctgtgctggggcaaggtgtgctAACTACTTACTGAggttaacctggtatgggatggcAGAAGCCTTGTTGTAGCCGGCCAGTTTTGATAGTTCTGTGACAATGCCATATGGAACTTGCGTAGAAACCTGATCGAGTGACGAATGTAGATTTCTTTTGGAATTAAACATGATTTGTTATTGGTGACTTTCTTAGCTTTCTTTTGGAAGTCATAAAGCTAGCCTTTTGTTCTTGTAAGCTGACAGAGATTGAtgtttattctgattttttttttatttcaaaactaatATTCTTGATTTTTCAAGTTCTCCTGGACAATGTTAGCTGTCTTACAGTATGAAGCTTTTTGTTGATCATTATAGAGAGCTAACTGTGGGGAAGACCATTTcctgagaacagaaaaatggtATGAGTACTTCAGGTTTCTGGTCACTTTTTGATTCTGGGAAGTCTTCTAAgcacttctggttttgctgataACTTACTGTGGGGTCACAAACCCCCATTCCTATTGATGTATTTTTTGCTGGTAGTAAATCTGACTCAGTGTAGTCGGGAAAGGATAGGACTACTACTGAATACAGTATTTATAAGTTTGTAGTACATGCAGAGGTGGAAACCTAGATGCAGAACAGGGGTCTGTGTATGGACTTCACAAATACACATGGGATCAAGATTATGGAACATTATGTGGAAATACATGCAGGCCAggataaaattaatgttttgcaaGGAATTGTAGTAAACCTTTTGATGCTAAAGGTTCCACCCTAAGGCAGTGGGTTTATCCTTTCACTAGTGAAATTAAAGTGTTCGGGGTTTACAATCTGAAAGTCTcacaaactgatttttctaGAATGGGTAGTTACACCACCCCCAAAATCAGACACTTTAAAATGAGAAGTTTAGTTGACAATATTATAGGCACCTAAGTTCTTTTGGATTTGTAGTAACAGTTAATgtaggttgattttttttttatttttttattttttttttttgtgatctcATAGCCTATGCTTTCTGGTTCAATCTTCAAATTCACCTATCTATCCTGAAAGGCTTTAATACTTCATATTAGTCTCCAGAATATTATgagttttaaaatagcttttactATTTGACTATGTATTTAAAgaactgttaaatatttatggTATTTAGAGACCTTTTAgctaaaataaagaaagaaattggtGTATGGAATTACCCTcgtttgttttcttcagctacAAAGTTCTATGTGCAAAATAAATTGAATCTTTAGGGTTTAAACCAATCGACTCTTGAGTAGCTCATATACAAGCTTTTATATTCATATGTAGCAAATTATATGTTCCAAATTCAAAGTCATTGAAAAAATGCTAAATCAATTAtatacagaagtaatttttgatgtttcctgcttctgtcttgcagttaaacattaaaaacattgaaACTTTGATGCAGAAGTTAAGTGAAAACGAAACCCAAAATACtgtaagtaaattaaaatttctgcctctttttgttctgtgctgtACATCTGAAAATGGCTATGTCATGGGATCATACAATTTCAAGTGACAGTGGCAAATGGGAATATTTGTGGTTTATCATCACAAAGTGGAATCTTAGTTTTAGACCTGAAATGTTCATCAGTGTGCATTACCATTGCATTGTTGTGTACAGAcacaaaaccaatttttttatttttttcccatgaagaatctcagaagaaaaatacttgaaaggGAGAAACATGTTAAAGAACTTTCATCCAGGCTTCAGCTTGAAAAAGTGAGTGACCAGTTCTGTTGGAATGAATGTTTTCTTCCAATGTACTAGAGTCTTacttataaattttaaattttgtgatTTCTGCTTAACATTAATAACATTATTAACAAGTTACTGCTTGTGAATATACTTGCAGAGcatgttttatcttttccagcttttgaGGACATTCAAATTTCAGTTAGAAACTACAGCAAAATAGAAAGACTATAGATAGCATCATACAGCATATTTCCATAGACCAACagatttgtgtttatttctctttcttagcTCAATGTACAGAAAGAAGACCATCTGTCAAAATCAATAAAAGCAGTACAAGCTCACCTGCAATGtcagatacaaagaaaagaagtggaaaatgatgaattaaaagtgaaaatacaggtcaacatattttcatttgtgtttcagtttatttGGAATAATAGCTTTACTGTGGTCAGTTTAACTGAGGTGTGAGAGTTAAATCTTAAAGTATCGCTTGAAATCAAActctctgtgaaaaaaaaatctcaaacagTAAAAATCATTAGCATTTACATTTTGCACAGTCCGACTACACAATCTTAAttgcaaaggattttttttctcaacttgTGCATGCtagcagttctgctgaagaCGTGTTAAGCACAcataaaaacatttgcattgACCTAACTGCTATCTAGGAGGTAGATATCAATCCTGAGGCAGTCTCCATATAGTCAATGAAAAGAGATAGACAAGTCCCCAGGATGACTGTGTTGTCAGATAAGGGTGGTGAatcacttgtttctttttattgacactgaaagaataaatgaaTCTCTTAATATTGACTGAAAGAGAAACAGTTCAGACTAATGCTTAACTTCACTTTAAGGTAGgtgaaattatttctattttctgttctaaaaaGAAAGTGGTAAATTTGGGCATTTCCATCAGTTAATGACTTTAGAACAAAGCAAGGACGAGGTCATATGCCAGAGTCTGGAGCTGTATGAGGCCTCAGGTTTCAGTATTTGAAACTTGTCAAGAACATAGGCGTGAATCAGAAAATATTGGCTAACAATAACATACTTCTAATatccaaactttttttaatagcatacATTCCCTAGTAATTTTATCATTTGAAGTTAAGGAGCCTATAGCAACTCAATTCCAAAAAAAGTCACATCTGTGTCTGTATAAATGCCTCatgttttcttctaaacaaaacctgctttctTGTTCTACCTAGTACAGCTACAGAATTCCAACAACATTTTCGTTGCATAAAGTAACTTGATATACAATTGTGTATTCATTCAATCTTCActtaagttttctttgtttgctcttGAAGTGCTGAAGTCAGTTGCTAGCTTAAATCCTGTTGATTTTGTTAATATCTGGACAGCAGCTTGCGAAAGCTTAGCGTTACCCTTATGAAATCTCAATTTAAATTTACCTCTGCCACTGAATAACGCCCAGAGCACTTACTCTTAGTGTGATTGTGACCTCCTGCGGTTATAACGGGGGATAACAGTTGTTGATTTATACCAACAGTTAAAGAAGTCCCTATAGAgtcagattttctgtatttactgaAGGTGTTCTCACGCCACCCCAGCctcacacacacccacacacacacccacccatgccaagtaacatttttgtttatgaAATGCCCTATAAACATCTAGATACGAATACTGCTTCCTGCAtatttggtgggttttgtaatttcattttttgaagtAGTACTTTACCTTTTGGTGAGTCCTAGTACCTTAGACCATCTTTTACTTGGAAAgccatatatatttttcattgatTGTGGAAACATTGTGGGGTCATTAGCAGGACCTATACTAACAGATATCCTCTCATAGGTataatatgcatattttatagGAACTGGCAAATAGTATCTTGAATAAGGCTGGTACATTAATGTAGTCAGTAGGTTAAATGGCATGCTATTCTGGGCTTAATTATGTTCTAAGTGAATAAACTTAAGTGTCAGACCTAGATTcaagtaaaagaaacaaatgcattaATCATTCTTACAATTAGAATGTTTATCAGTGACTTGAGAAATTGATTTACACTGTTAGCCTACTAACATTGCTGTAATTTGGCAGAATAATAAGTTATATGAATGGAACTTGCACTTGTCTCTATTAAATAGTTGTCTACTGGTAGCTTGGTCATACTTCCTATAAGCTGTAGCACCTTAATAATTGCATTTGAGATTCTCCAGTATTGCTTTTATTGTATGTCATCATGTAATGTTTTAATgtctggtctttttttttccatttgtatttaaataacaaGTGACATGttgatgaaaaatacaaaactcaTGAAGTTAGAGAGGTCAGCTTCCTGCATTTGGAAAGAGTTGATGTTTAATTATGTTGCAGactctagaaaagaaaatagcagaGTGGAAACTTCAAATTGGTGAATACAAGCACCAGATGTTAGCCTTAAAGGAAACAAGTGAGCGAAAGAAGACTGCTCTGAAAAAAGCCATCAGGTCCCAGAAACAAAGAGCTCTGCACTTTGAAGCAGCTGTGGAAAATCTAAACTCCAGAATAAGAGAACGTGTGAGTGACTATGCTGTGAGCAATGTTGTGCTGTATGGTTTTAAGGGGAACAACTGGGAGACTTTCAGCTGTGGAAAACGGGGAAAAAGTTGGTTCATCATGCTGCATTTGTACCTTTTACTTATTTTGCTGCTTGGTTAAGGAAAAGGTTTAAGTGACATGCAAACTGTTACTACATTCACTGCCTTTATTTTGTCAAAATTTAGTGAATGTCTTAAGCCATGATGTTGTATACCTCAAACTGTAATAAGTAAGGGAAGTCTGATAACCTTTCAGTTACACCTTTCCTGATCTTCCTGTTAGACCTTTACAGATATACACTAACTCAGAAGTACAGTGTACTAAGTGAGAATCCATGATTGGGGtttgaagtctgttttctttatttatcaGTGTATGACGTATCATGTGGATGCTTAGCTTTGTTTCTAAGCTGCTTGCTCTGAaccttttcaaaatataaataaaaaattccttAATGCAAATTGTTCCATAGATTCTTGCCTTGCATGTCCCTACAGtgtgtaatttttcaaaaaggcCAGGTGGATCAAAACTGTGCTGAAATCTTTATTGCCTTATGTAGGTTTCCTAATAAGAGTATGTTTTCATACTTTCAGATGTCTTGCCATCATTTTGGATGTGTTAGTACTAAAGTTATATTTTTCCAGTTAGTATACCAGGAGATGGttaataatgtctttttttcctctttgatctTTGTGAGAAGGCAGTAAGTGGATCTTTAAGTACACCTAGCAGTACAGAGGGATGGCAGCTAACTCCTGAACTTTTGATGTTTTGTAGTCAcactattgttttctttccccattgAAGACCTGGTGAACTTCAAGATAGCATGTGTTTGTTAATTATCCATAGTTCTTTGCATTTCCTACctaagtattatttttcattcttaaaatgttttggcagaattttatttttgtattaatttatgTAATATGTAGTAGAGATGTATTGGAGACAAATACTTTTgttgtatgaaaatattttcaccttAAATCTTGAAATATTGTTGTATTCTACAGTTGGTATAAAGTGCCAGTGTTTAACTGTGTGTGTGCCTTGAAAGTAAGTCTGTACATAGACTAATCTTTTAACAAGTgagtggttttgtttattttcttttgatccAAGACAAAATTTACATTGCTTTGTACTAGGGAGATCCAATAAAGCCATCTTATATTAAATAGCTCTTGTGTTTACTAAAAGTTGTAGAACTAGATTGTCCAGTGGCAATCTTTTTTTACATAATGTGTAATTCCTGTATTCTCTAGGAAGTAAAACTGTCTGAGATACTGTCGGCATCTGATGCCTGGAAAAACCAGCATGATAGAACGGTTGAAGAAAAGACAGCGTTAGAAATTCAAATAGAAGATCTTAACAAGTAAGttaaactgatattttttttttgtatgtattcACACAGTGTTGATATTTAGTAGTGTAGTAGTTGGTGTTGACAATGTAAACAagtttattcatattttaaaattctgagcAGAATTTAGAAGTTGGAAACAAGAACAAATTTAACATTCTTAGCCttctctttgctgtgtttcacaacctttttttaaaaacgtCGTTCACCCATACAAGTAAGGAGCATATTCTTTCCCCTGCATACTTCCAATTAGCCTGAACTTGATAGTAGCTACTATGCTGCTTCCTCAGAACCACTTATTAACTGATTCAACAACTTGATTCTTAGGCTTCTAAGCCTAAGAAGGTTCTTAGACGGTTCTTAGGCTTCTAGTTTCTGCTTCAGACTAATGATggtgaaattatttcagttccGCTAATGTTTTACCCCACTAGTGGATAGAGAAAGGTTCCTCTCAGATGCACATTTGAACAGTTCATTCTTGTAAGGAAAAGCAACGCAGAATTGTCCAACCTTATTCAAACTACACAATGAAATCTTAATGTATGTGAAGGATATGCCATATTCTTTGGCAGACAGTGACAAATAtccttttaccttttctgtCAGTAGAAACATGGACTGTAATtcaaggaagcaaaagaaactgTAGGTGCCTTTATTCTAGGTCTAAGGCAGAATGTGTATTTTACAAAGAGCTTGATTAATCCTCATATATGTAACAGCTCAAATTAAATTGGCCTGACTTatatttgtgtttcagaaaatctgacatttctgaaaatattttcagtaagtgttaaaattttaacagtGCAGGTACTTGTCAGTCCTAAAATCTGTCTAGCCTGCTGTTTGCCCAGGGTATATGAGGAGGCATCTAGGAAAGTccaaaaaaaaatggaaacatctATAATATTTCCCTCAAGTACTCATCCTGCTTccaatagggtttttttgctggttttaatttagCTGAAAATAATAGCCTTTGCTTAAAATCTACCATTCCAACAGACTTGTTCTACTAGGCAGTGTATGGctaaacagcaaaacaaatttcattGTTTATTAACGTTAAAAGCAAATGGTGAGGCATAGCACAACTTGTTGCTTTTGATAACAGAAAGTACCATTTCTAAACTAGCTATGGAATGTTCTTAGTAGGACGTTATCTGACAGACCCTATAAATTCAATACAACTCAATTTTGTACAGTAAGTTGTCTTGGAAACGTGCTTGGACATTCTAGGTAATTTATTAATGAGCAAGGACCACTTACTTCCTTGGTGGACCACTCTTTTGGATAGTTTCTTATTTCTATAGATACTGCTTTCTTGGGATGCTTAAAtgcattctgttttgtttgtgttttttttgcttaaaatgaGAACAATGAAGGAGTATGTGTTAAGGTACAACTTAATTTGCATAAAGAGTTTTGCAAGCATTATATACTACACAGAGTTCTTGCCTGTCTAACAAGGCAGATCACAAAACTTttggaagaactgaaaagaaaggaggaatggAGAAGAAACTCAGATAAGGAAATTCTTGGAAAGCTGAATTCTGTTAACACTGAAAACGAAAACATTTaccttgaaaatgaaaaattaaaggtaaGATCATTATAAAACATTGTTGAATGACTCTGCATTTCAGATACATTAATGGAGTAACCACATTAATTCCCTTGGGGCCCTCTGTCTAGAGATCCCAAACCTGTAGAATAAATTTTGCTGTCCATGTTCTGCAGTAAGTGAAAATGAGACATCTAAATTTTATCAGTGGAAATCCATAGCAAAGCTAGGAACAGGGTTGTCTAATCATCTATCTGCTTAACCATTTATTTTACTGACAGTAGCTAGAAAGCTGCTTAActagaaattgtttttttatgtttgtaaaaCTTTTTGAAATTAAAGGACTGGGTTTAGCTCAAttattaatttcaatttttaaaggCGTTACAGGTTTTGGATTGCATTTATCCTCCAAAGTAAATGTTCTCATGAGCTGACAAATGAACTGTGGGCTATAATTTTTGATTGACAGGATAGACAATTGTGTCACTCTTCCTAATGCCTGCAGGTCACTTTGTAGTAATATCACATGGTAGattgtgttattttaataacactcttacaattttttttttcccatggttTAATCAAGGCTTCCCTTGCTACACTGGAAAAGAGTACTGTTGAAAGTGAGCTGCTAAATCtgcaagaaaaggcaaagctgcaggaaaaccTTGTTGAACTGTACAAAAATCAGGTGACCagtatatttgaaatgtttaagtATGGTTTATAAATTTGTAAGCAGTTTTGAGGAaatgatattttatttgtaataaaacagatttgttGTCATGGTGGTTGTAATACTGTTGTAACATTGGGGATGATGGAAGAGAGTGCCATTATAGACCATATCTCCCCACTATTACTAGGATGCATAATCCTTATTAAATTGTGTGAAGCCCAGCTGAAGCTTATTGAAGCCAACAGAGTTAATTACATATTGCTGAGAAAAGACTTGCTTCCTAAAAAGCAAGTTAGTAATCTAgtaaactgtatttaaaaagaaaaaatcgAGTCTAATGTCTTTAGTAGACATATCCAATGATATTTTTACCTCTCCTTGGACATCTTTATTTCCACGTTCCTAAGGATAATAAACCAGCATTCAAGTACTGCTGTAAGAggctttttatttacatatgtaGCTCCATATTGAAAATACCAGCAAAACATATAAATCAGActt
The sequence above is drawn from the Falco naumanni isolate bFalNau1 chromosome 11, bFalNau1.pat, whole genome shotgun sequence genome and encodes:
- the ODF2L gene encoding protein BCAP, which codes for MPSSQSSSALPVHNSAAPLLDSDLQLNIKNIETLMQKLSENETQNTNLRRKILEREKHVKELSSRLQLEKLNVQKEDHLSKSIKAVQAHLQCQIQRKEVENDELKVKIQTLEKKIAEWKLQIGEYKHQMLALKETSERKKTALKKAIRSQKQRALHFEAAVENLNSRIREREVKLSEILSASDAWKNQHDRTVEEKTALEIQIEDLNKQITKLLEELKRKEEWRRNSDKEILGKLNSVNTENENIYLENEKLKASLATLEKSTVESELLNLQEKAKLQENLVELYKNQVQKLQTAVEELKSRYATVLTENKRITENKCLNVDKVRDKTEAELKALEHVCDLLKAAEEKQQGYQEKLIMSWERIHTKKCITLRELQELSFLQEEDDVTSLCSLSLEEENCNIQKKYEDLKWQLEKMEFQNEELACQLKKEDESLQSSKLQLEEKIAEYNGLTRQLESALEEGRKMVAEELEKMSYKEQALQTKMLVLETEVRKGQEERKQLLCVLHNNEKHHEVHLKELENSLQKSENKSQSIRNYVQFLKASYITMFG